A window of Choloepus didactylus isolate mChoDid1 chromosome 23, mChoDid1.pri, whole genome shotgun sequence contains these coding sequences:
- the ZNF26 gene encoding zinc finger protein 26 encodes MDIRLRTASCWGLLSFRDVSVEFTWEEWQLLDSAQKYLYRDVILENYNNLVSVGYHGTKPDLIFKLEQEEEPWIINANISSQSCSEGWEEWYQKNQDELESIERGYAYNVFGKLHLSTSRVSSRQRLHKYNKHGKGLTQNSGHTRTYIRQNLDKFHGSEESYFLKHQRVHIVEKNCVCSECGKAFRCKSQLIVHLRIHTGERPYECTKCERAFSAKSNLNAHQRVHTGEKPYACNECGKVFSFRSQLIVHQEVHTGGKPYGCSECGKAYSWKSQLILHQRSHTGVKPYECSECGKAFSLKSPLVVHQRTHTGVKPHKCSECGKAFRSKSYLLVHIRMHTGEKPYQCSDCGKAFNMKTQLVVHQGIHTGNNPYECSECGKAFGRKEQLTAHLRAHAGEKPYGCNECGKAFSSKSYLVIHRRTHTGERPYECSFCERAFCGKSQLIIHQRTHSTEKPYECNECEKAYPRKASLQIHQKTHSGEKPFKCSECGKAFTQKSSLSEHQRVHTGEKPWKCSECGKSFCWNSGLRIHRKTHK; translated from the exons GGATTATTGTCATTCAGGGATGTATCTGTGGAATTCACCTGGGAAGAATGGCAGCTACTGGATTCTGCACAGAAGTACTTGTATAGGGATGTGATATTGGAAAACTATAACAACTTAGTATCAGTGG GATATCATGGTACCAAACCTGATTTAATCTTCAAGTTGGAGCAAGAAGAAGAGCCATGGATAATAAATGCCAACATTTCCAGTCAAAGCTGTTCAG aagGCTGGGAAGAATGGTACCAGAAAAATCAAGATGAGCTTGAAAGTATTGAGAGAGGCTATGCTTATAATGTTTTTGGGAAACTCCATCTGAGCACAAGCCGTGTTTCCTCAAGACAAAGACTCCACAAATATAACAAACATGGAAAAGGTTTGACACAAAATTCAGGCCATACCAGAACGTATATAAGACAGAATCTTGATAAATTTCATGGATCTGAGGAATCATATTTTCTTAAACATCAAAGAGTTCATATAGTAGAAAAAAACTGCGTatgtagtgaatgtgggaaagcttttcGTTGTAAATCACAGCTCATTGTACATCTCAGAATTCATACAGGAGAGAGACCTTATGAGTGCACCAAGTGTGAAAGAGCCTTTAGTGCCAAGTCAAACCTTAATGCTCATCAGAGAGTTCATACAGGAGAAAAACCCTATgcatgtaatgaatgtggaaaagtcTTCTCTTTCAGGTCACAGCTCATTGTCCATCAGGAAGTTCACACAGGAGGGAAACCCTATGGttgcagtgaatgtgggaaagcctacAGTTGGAAGTCACAGCTTATTTTACACCAGAGAAGTCATACTGGTgtgaaaccctatgaatgtagtgaatgtgggaaagcctttagttTGAAGTCACCATTGGTTGTACaccagagaactcacacaggagtGAAACCCCATAAatgtagtgaatgtgggaaagcctttaggaGTAAGTCATACCTCCTTGTACACATCAGAAtgcatacaggagagaaaccttatCAATGCAGtgactgtgggaaagccttcaatatGAAGACACAACTTGTTGTACATCAGGGAATTCACACAGGAAATAATCCTTATGAATGCAGTGAATGCGGGAAAGCCTTTGGTAGAAAGGAACAGCTTACTGCCCATCTGAGAGCTCAtgcaggagagaaaccctatggatgcaatgaatgtgggaaagctttcagcagCAAGTCATACCTCGTTATACATaggagaacacacactggagagagacCCTATGAATGTAGTTTCTGTGAGAGAGCCTTTTGTGGGAAATCTCAGCTCATTatacatcagagaactcattcaACAGAAAAGCCTTATGAGTGCAATGAATGTGAAAAAGCCTATCCAAGGAAGGCCTCACTCCAGATACACCAGAAAACTCATTCAGGAGAGAAACCTTTTAAatgtagtgaatgtgggaaagctttcactcaGAAGTCATCCCTTAGTGAACATCAGAGagttcatacaggagagaaaccatgGAAATGCTctgaatgtgggaaatccttctgTTGGAATTCAGGGCTTCGTATACATCGGAAAACTCACAAGTGA